Proteins encoded within one genomic window of Bacillus sp. 1NLA3E:
- a CDS encoding response regulator transcription factor, which translates to MYKIFIVEDDMVIARTVKNHLQSWGFEVEYVSDFQNVMIQFVSFDPQLVLLDISLPFVNGFTLCNEIRKVSKVPIIFISSASDNMNIVMAINMGGDDFIAKPFDLNVLTSKVQALLRRTYDFTGQTNLLEHRGAILNTSDATLTFNGQKIDLTKNDQKILHVLLENKGKAVSRDALMTRLWETDSFIDDNTLTVNINRLRKKLEAIGLNDFIKTKKGLGYLVD; encoded by the coding sequence ATGTACAAAATATTCATTGTAGAAGATGATATGGTCATTGCCAGAACGGTAAAGAACCACCTTCAGTCGTGGGGATTTGAGGTGGAATACGTTTCGGATTTCCAAAATGTTATGATTCAATTTGTTTCGTTTGATCCGCAATTGGTTTTATTGGATATCTCCCTCCCCTTTGTGAATGGGTTTACTTTGTGCAATGAGATTCGCAAAGTATCCAAGGTGCCGATTATTTTTATCTCTTCTGCTTCCGATAATATGAATATAGTCATGGCGATTAATATGGGCGGAGATGACTTTATTGCCAAACCTTTTGACTTAAACGTTCTAACTTCGAAAGTACAAGCTTTACTTCGACGCACCTATGATTTTACCGGACAAACCAATTTGCTGGAACACCGGGGGGCTATTCTGAACACAAGTGACGCGACGCTTACCTTTAATGGGCAAAAGATTGATTTAACCAAAAACGATCAAAAAATCTTGCACGTTCTTCTTGAAAATAAGGGCAAGGCTGTGTCAAGAGATGCCCTGATGACCCGGCTGTGGGAAACGGACAGTTTTATTGATGATAATACACTGACGGTGAATATCAATCGACTCCGAAAAAAATTAGAAGCAATCGGGCTGAATGATTTTATTAAAACAAAGAAAGGACTCGGCTATTTGGTGGACTGA
- a CDS encoding sensor histidine kinase, producing the protein MKNGNENLFLLYLYKNWKPIVLFNLFVLMFAIVFLLSHLPLEPILYSTLLCLYVALIFFIVDFIKFKKRYKMLKYAKKTIMVQIGQLPAPKNAIERLYQELLLIVTKNKNELTVQADNKQKDLVDYFTQWTHQIKTPIAATRLLLQSEQNDQTAELEMELFKIEQYVQFVLQYLRLENMSNDLVFKKYEVDEIVKQAIRKNAKMFIRKKIALNYSDVNCTVLTDEKWLLIVIEQILSNALKYTNTGSISIYMENKRLIMEDTGIGIRAEDLPRVFDKGFTGYNGRALKQSTGIGLYLCKQILTKLSHGIAIESVVGKGTKVIIDLETKEIGVE; encoded by the coding sequence ATGAAAAATGGTAACGAAAACTTATTTCTTCTATATTTATATAAAAACTGGAAACCGATAGTCTTGTTCAACCTTTTTGTCCTTATGTTTGCGATTGTTTTTTTGCTTAGTCATCTTCCCCTCGAGCCTATCCTCTACAGCACCCTTTTATGTCTGTATGTTGCCCTCATCTTTTTTATTGTTGATTTTATTAAATTTAAAAAGCGATACAAAATGCTAAAATACGCAAAAAAGACCATTATGGTGCAAATCGGCCAATTGCCTGCCCCAAAGAATGCAATTGAACGACTATATCAAGAACTGCTGCTAATTGTAACGAAAAATAAGAACGAATTGACCGTTCAAGCTGACAATAAACAGAAGGATTTAGTGGATTATTTTACCCAATGGACCCATCAAATCAAAACACCGATTGCTGCGACTCGCCTGCTTCTCCAATCGGAACAAAATGACCAAACTGCCGAGTTGGAAATGGAATTGTTTAAAATAGAACAATATGTTCAATTTGTCCTGCAATATCTTCGTTTAGAAAATATGTCCAATGATCTTGTTTTTAAAAAATATGAAGTTGATGAGATCGTCAAACAAGCAATCCGAAAAAATGCCAAAATGTTTATCCGAAAAAAAATTGCCCTAAACTATTCGGATGTAAACTGTACCGTGTTAACAGATGAAAAATGGCTGCTCATTGTAATTGAGCAGATTCTTTCCAATGCGTTGAAGTATACAAACACAGGCTCTATTTCGATTTATATGGAGAATAAACGACTGATCATGGAAGATACTGGCATCGGCATTCGCGCAGAAGACTTGCCACGGGTATTTGATAAAGGTTTTACCGGCTACAACGGTCGCGCTTTAAAACAATCGACGGGGATTGGCTTGTATCTATGCAAACAAATATTGACCAAATTATCCCACGGCATCGCCATTGAATCAGTAGTGGGAAAAGGAACAAAGGTCATCATTGATTTGGAGACGAAGGAAATCGGGGTGGAATGA